A genomic window from Sandaracinaceae bacterium includes:
- a CDS encoding tetratricopeptide repeat protein, whose protein sequence is MTRTLVFFVMLALAACGGAQTGADEARADPLESIDAEELYRRGMLLARGGDYARAEQYLAASMDRGVEAERVVPALLAVCVEASRLAAALDYAEPYLEANPEQWSLRMLVASIRMGLGHHQEAREELERVLEDAPDEPQAYYFLGVLHRDAFDDADAAREHFRRYLALAPEGSHRAEARAALTSEERGVPQRVPMPETADDETADVEAAPAEEEAATTPEEAAP, encoded by the coding sequence ATGACCCGCACTCTCGTCTTCTTCGTCATGCTCGCGCTGGCCGCGTGCGGCGGCGCGCAGACCGGCGCCGACGAGGCGCGGGCCGATCCGCTCGAGTCGATCGACGCGGAGGAGCTCTACCGCCGCGGCATGCTCCTCGCGCGCGGCGGCGACTACGCGCGGGCCGAGCAGTACCTCGCCGCGTCGATGGATCGCGGCGTCGAGGCCGAGCGCGTCGTGCCCGCGCTCCTCGCGGTGTGCGTGGAGGCCTCGCGCCTCGCGGCCGCGCTCGACTACGCCGAGCCCTACCTCGAGGCCAACCCCGAGCAGTGGTCGCTCCGCATGCTGGTCGCCTCCATCCGCATGGGGCTCGGCCATCACCAGGAGGCGCGCGAGGAGCTCGAGCGGGTGCTCGAGGACGCGCCCGACGAGCCGCAGGCCTACTACTTCCTCGGCGTCCTGCACCGGGACGCCTTCGACGACGCGGACGCCGCGCGCGAGCACTTCCGCCGCTACCTCGCGCTCGCCCCCGAAGGCAGCCACCGCGCCGAGGCGCGCGCGGCCCTGACGAGCGAGGAGCGCGGCGTTCCCCAGCGCGTGCCCATGCCCGAGACCGCCGACGACGAGACCGCTGACGTGGAAGCTGCGCCAGCGGAAGAAGAAGCCGCGACGACGCCCGAGGAGGCCGCGCCGTGA
- a CDS encoding FHA domain-containing protein yields MECWVEIIREDGTLERQRIEGEQVTVGRSPAAGIPIPDARDLEPEHLMLAPRADGCWVAVAQGAGTPVFAGGQPFQHGMLGWGAELQVGNLKLRVTDQLPKEKKDPDDKQVSAPILIAFFIIIPLVGWLLLAEDDPGIDMTPAAPPPTLFDETVTCASQGGPARHRADRDAEAAIAKAERYPFNSQDGVDAVRLYLRAQACYTAINAPTEAAVMGREAATMQRRIDEDYRHHRLRLERSLEQGRLPDSLLEARALIELLRHREGDPYLTWLRQLARQLQIHIDSA; encoded by the coding sequence ATGGAATGCTGGGTCGAAATCATCCGCGAAGACGGCACCCTCGAGCGGCAACGCATCGAGGGCGAGCAGGTGACCGTGGGTCGCTCGCCGGCCGCGGGGATCCCGATCCCCGACGCGCGCGACCTCGAGCCCGAGCACCTCATGCTCGCGCCGCGCGCGGACGGCTGCTGGGTCGCGGTGGCCCAGGGCGCGGGCACGCCGGTCTTCGCGGGCGGCCAGCCCTTCCAGCACGGCATGCTCGGCTGGGGCGCGGAGCTGCAGGTCGGCAACCTCAAGCTGCGCGTCACCGACCAGCTGCCCAAAGAGAAGAAGGACCCGGACGACAAGCAGGTCTCCGCGCCGATCCTCATCGCCTTCTTCATCATCATCCCGCTCGTCGGCTGGCTGCTCCTGGCCGAAGACGATCCGGGCATCGACATGACGCCGGCCGCGCCGCCGCCGACCCTCTTCGACGAGACGGTCACGTGCGCCTCGCAGGGTGGCCCCGCGCGCCACCGCGCGGACCGGGACGCGGAGGCGGCCATCGCGAAGGCCGAGCGCTACCCCTTCAACTCGCAGGACGGCGTCGACGCGGTGCGGCTCTATCTCCGGGCGCAGGCTTGCTACACGGCCATCAACGCCCCCACCGAGGCCGCCGTGATGGGGCGCGAGGCCGCGACGATGCAGCGGCGCATCGACGAGGACTACCGCCACCACCGCCTGCGCCTCGAGCGCTCGCTCGAGCAGGGCCGGCTCCCCGACTCCCTCCTCGAGGCGCGCGCCCTGATCGAGCTGCTGCGCCACCGCGAGGGCGACCCCTACCTGACCTGGCTGCGGCAGCTCGCGCGTCAGCTCCAGATTCACATCGACAGCGCCTGA
- a CDS encoding type II secretion system F family protein, translating into MYQVYAYTALGLFCSGVFLGVFTLARNKPVDTPRLGMRGLKRAKALDEGGSFKSFEPIMRMVAGWVAHLPLGDKRRQIDEMLKHSGDWLGLTANEFVAMSALGVVGFTVFGLVAVSLAELPSVLVFFFAGLGGLLPYMQVSSATQQRFKEVNRALPGAIDLASLCMGAGLDFPGSIRQIVDKAGRRDWLVEELSFILQEIELGRTRRQALENFADRCPTEAVRDFVGTVVQSEEKGNPLAEVLRIQANMLRMRRSVMAEESAARAAVLMMGPLMLIFGAIILVLLGPFIVQSMDSGF; encoded by the coding sequence ATGTACCAGGTCTACGCGTACACGGCCCTCGGCCTCTTCTGCTCCGGCGTCTTCCTCGGCGTGTTCACGCTCGCGCGGAACAAGCCGGTCGACACGCCGCGGCTCGGCATGCGCGGGCTGAAGCGCGCGAAGGCCCTCGACGAGGGCGGCTCGTTCAAGAGCTTCGAGCCGATCATGCGCATGGTCGCGGGCTGGGTCGCGCACCTGCCGCTCGGCGACAAGCGGCGGCAGATCGACGAGATGCTCAAGCACTCGGGCGACTGGCTCGGGCTGACCGCCAACGAGTTCGTGGCCATGAGCGCGCTCGGCGTCGTCGGCTTCACGGTCTTCGGCCTCGTGGCGGTGAGTCTCGCGGAGTTGCCCTCGGTGCTCGTCTTCTTCTTCGCCGGGCTCGGCGGGCTGTTGCCCTACATGCAGGTCAGCTCCGCCACCCAGCAGCGCTTCAAGGAGGTCAACCGCGCGCTGCCCGGCGCGATCGACCTCGCCTCGCTCTGCATGGGCGCGGGCCTCGACTTCCCCGGCTCCATTCGCCAGATCGTCGACAAGGCCGGGCGGCGTGACTGGCTGGTCGAGGAGCTGTCGTTCATCCTGCAGGAGATCGAGCTCGGCCGGACGCGGCGCCAGGCGCTCGAGAACTTCGCCGATCGCTGCCCGACCGAGGCGGTGCGCGACTTCGTGGGCACGGTCGTGCAGTCCGAGGAGAAGGGCAACCCGCTGGCCGAGGTGCTGCGCATCCAGGCGAACATGCTCCGCATGCGGCGGAGCGTGATGGCGGAGGAGTCGGCGGCCCGCGCGGCGGTGCTGATGATGGGCCCCCTGATGCTCATCTTCGGCGCTATCATCCTCGTCCTCCTCGGCCCATTCATCGTGCAGTCGATGGACAGCGGGTTCTAG
- a CDS encoding type II secretion system F family protein, whose protein sequence is MTADTMTYVLGYAGLVLLVIGAAVTVTLLAADPSSSLRLAWGRYENELEKLCRFLLLDRTGASIARLQLIGVGLTPVLAFVLDDFIYLLLAPPIALAPYYVLKGKAAERVQRLEGQLDSWLLLLSNALKATPSLGEAIASSAKLMRPPMGEELDLALKEMKLGTPLDQAILNMSTRVGSPAISSALATILVGRQTGGDLPKIMEESAATLREMARLEGVVRTKTAEGKTQAYVLGVIPFVLIGAIHMVDEHWLDPLGSSTLGFAIISVAAVLWVTAILLARKILAVDI, encoded by the coding sequence GTGACCGCCGACACCATGACCTACGTGCTGGGCTACGCGGGGCTCGTGCTCCTCGTGATCGGCGCCGCGGTCACCGTCACGCTCCTCGCCGCCGACCCCTCGAGCAGCCTCAGGCTCGCCTGGGGGCGCTACGAGAACGAGCTCGAGAAGCTCTGCCGCTTCCTGCTCCTCGATCGGACGGGGGCGAGCATCGCGCGCCTGCAGCTCATCGGCGTGGGGCTCACGCCGGTGCTCGCGTTCGTGCTCGACGACTTCATCTACCTGCTGCTCGCCCCGCCCATCGCGCTCGCGCCCTACTACGTCCTCAAGGGCAAGGCGGCCGAGCGGGTGCAGCGGCTCGAGGGGCAGCTCGACTCGTGGCTGCTCTTGCTGTCGAACGCGCTGAAGGCGACCCCGTCGCTCGGCGAGGCCATCGCGAGCAGCGCGAAGCTCATGCGGCCGCCGATGGGCGAGGAGCTCGATCTCGCGCTCAAGGAGATGAAGCTCGGCACCCCGCTCGACCAGGCCATCCTGAACATGTCGACCCGCGTCGGCAGCCCCGCGATCTCGAGCGCGCTCGCGACGATCCTCGTCGGCCGTCAGACGGGCGGCGACCTGCCGAAGATCATGGAGGAGTCGGCCGCGACCCTGCGCGAGATGGCGCGCCTCGAGGGCGTGGTCCGCACCAAGACGGCCGAGGGCAAGACCCAGGCGTACGTGCTCGGGGTGATCCCCTTCGTGCTCATCGGCGCCATCCACATGGTGGACGAGCACTGGCTGGACCCGCTCGGCAGCTCGACCCTGGGCTTCGCGATCATCTCGGTCGCGGCCGTGCTCTGGGTCACCGCCATCCTGCTGGCCCGCAAGATCCTCGCGGTGGACATCTAG
- a CDS encoding ATPase, T2SS/T4P/T4SS family, which translates to MSLNMTIEMADGTVETLAVHERGPVVIGRDPSCHIVLPSPDVSRRHLTIEKTPSGYHVTDASANGTMVGQSHLHRTTIAAPGGIPMRVGPYVIWLEVHGHMAEPAPRQPQQPARPPVSAPAPPRAAPPAAPSMPRPPSPPAMAQAVGAPAMSAEPHLRSVEAPPAPPEKSQAPPPPPKKKPKKSEGASPYDVTGTADVSVQARKRIHRMLLDNLDLASLDRNKMSDSAMRPKVRQALRLIMREVGGDLPPSTNTAQLIDEITDEALGLGPLERLLADDSVSEIMVVDPETIFVERNGRIEPTALRFTDDEAVRAVIERIVTPLGRRIDESTPLVDARLRDGSRVNAIIRPLAIRGSCITIRKFAKEPLRVSDLIKFGSMSAGMAKFIERSVKARKNIVISGGTGSGKTTLLNVLSSHVPDDERVVTVEDAAELQLVQPHVVSLESRPANMEGKGAYTIRDLVKNALRMRPDRIIVGECRGGEALDMLQAMNTGHEGSMTTTHANSPREAVGRLETLALMSGLDLPAKAIREQIAQSIDVIVQQTRFSDGSRRITAISEVVGLDDDGQVELHDIFAFHRTGMGEGGKVLGEFRASGYLPSFLDEFIAQGLVRDGDYL; encoded by the coding sequence GTGTCCCTGAACATGACGATCGAGATGGCGGACGGCACGGTGGAGACACTGGCCGTCCACGAGCGCGGCCCGGTGGTCATCGGGCGCGACCCCTCGTGCCACATCGTGCTGCCCTCCCCCGACGTCTCGCGCCGCCACCTCACCATCGAGAAGACGCCCAGCGGCTACCACGTGACCGACGCGTCCGCGAACGGCACGATGGTGGGGCAATCTCATTTGCACAGGACGACCATCGCCGCGCCGGGCGGGATCCCGATGCGGGTGGGGCCGTACGTGATCTGGCTCGAGGTGCACGGGCACATGGCGGAGCCCGCGCCGCGTCAGCCCCAGCAGCCGGCTCGGCCGCCCGTGAGCGCGCCCGCGCCCCCGCGCGCCGCGCCGCCCGCCGCGCCGTCGATGCCGCGGCCTCCGTCTCCGCCCGCGATGGCCCAGGCGGTCGGCGCGCCCGCGATGAGCGCGGAGCCGCACCTGCGCTCCGTGGAGGCGCCCCCCGCGCCGCCCGAGAAGAGCCAGGCCCCGCCCCCGCCGCCGAAGAAGAAGCCGAAGAAGTCCGAGGGCGCGAGCCCCTACGACGTGACCGGCACGGCCGACGTCTCGGTCCAGGCCCGCAAGCGCATCCACCGGATGCTGCTCGACAACCTCGACCTCGCGAGCCTCGACCGCAACAAGATGAGCGACAGCGCGATGCGCCCCAAGGTGCGTCAGGCGCTGCGGCTCATCATGCGCGAGGTGGGCGGGGACCTGCCGCCGAGCACCAACACCGCGCAGCTCATCGACGAGATCACCGACGAGGCGCTCGGCCTCGGCCCGCTCGAGCGGCTGCTCGCCGACGACTCGGTCAGCGAGATCATGGTCGTCGACCCGGAGACGATCTTCGTCGAGCGCAACGGCCGCATCGAGCCGACGGCGCTGCGCTTCACCGACGACGAGGCGGTGCGCGCGGTCATCGAGCGCATCGTCACCCCGCTCGGTCGGCGCATCGACGAGTCGACGCCGCTCGTCGACGCGCGCCTCCGGGACGGCTCGCGCGTCAACGCCATCATCCGCCCGCTCGCCATCCGCGGCTCGTGCATCACCATCCGGAAGTTCGCCAAGGAGCCGCTCCGCGTCTCCGACCTCATCAAGTTCGGCTCGATGAGCGCGGGGATGGCGAAGTTCATCGAGCGCTCGGTCAAGGCGCGGAAGAACATCGTGATCAGCGGCGGCACGGGCAGCGGCAAGACCACGCTGCTCAACGTGCTGAGCAGCCACGTGCCCGACGACGAGCGCGTGGTCACGGTCGAGGACGCGGCGGAGCTGCAGCTGGTGCAGCCGCACGTGGTCAGCCTCGAGTCGCGCCCGGCCAACATGGAGGGCAAGGGCGCCTACACGATCCGCGATCTCGTGAAGAACGCGCTGCGGATGCGGCCCGACCGGATCATCGTCGGCGAGTGCCGCGGCGGCGAGGCGCTCGACATGCTGCAGGCCATGAACACGGGCCACGAGGGCTCGATGACCACCACGCACGCCAACAGCCCGCGCGAGGCGGTCGGCCGGCTCGAGACGTTGGCCCTGATGAGCGGCCTGGATCTCCCCGCGAAGGCCATCCGCGAGCAGATCGCGCAGAGCATCGACGTCATCGTGCAGCAGACGCGCTTCAGCGACGGCAGCCGCCGCATCACCGCGATCAGCGAGGTGGTCGGCCTCGACGACGACGGCCAGGTCGAGCTGCACGACATCTTCGCCTTCCACCGCACCGGCATGGGCGAGGGCGGCAAGGTGCTCGGAGAGTTCCGCGCCTCGGGCTATCTGCCGAGCTTCCTCGACGAGTTCATTGCGCAAGGTCTCGTGCGTGATGGAGATTACCTGTGA
- a CDS encoding pilus assembly protein N-terminal domain-containing protein — protein sequence MRIPSKLSSLVCVVAAGITLAAAPALAQQDRDLDLTVGEQSTVSAIGVERFSEGIPGVVDIRVTEREFILVALRPGTTSLVLFYANGRRVTYQITVRDPNAQHARPGSVEARETIRLDLYFVELNETYSHNIGVGFPGTIGGAGIGNATLNFDFLGTPADRTPGFTTASLALVNQVLPRIDLAQSQGWARLRRQAMLVTANGTPASFSGGGEVNIIVSGALAARLEKIEYGSVLRMTPRFDAQTGRIEIAMEADLSELTDPASAGGPPGRRVTHLETVVNMEPGQAMMMSGLVSRSELESQGGLPGLSQIPILGVFFGSNQRRGEATQNVLFVVPTIVQSVPRQQRDYIREALETYQRFSGFIHEYEMFEATPPGYGQPGGQGQVRPGRARPGQDTPAGSQ from the coding sequence GTGCGCATCCCCTCGAAGCTCAGCTCGCTCGTCTGCGTGGTCGCGGCCGGGATCACCCTCGCGGCCGCGCCGGCCCTCGCCCAGCAGGATCGCGACCTCGACCTGACCGTGGGCGAGCAGTCGACGGTCAGCGCGATCGGCGTCGAGCGCTTCTCCGAGGGCATCCCCGGGGTGGTCGACATCCGGGTGACGGAGCGTGAGTTCATCCTCGTCGCGCTCCGCCCCGGCACGACCTCGCTCGTGCTGTTCTACGCCAACGGCCGCCGCGTCACCTACCAGATCACGGTGCGCGACCCGAACGCGCAGCACGCCAGGCCGGGCAGCGTCGAGGCGCGCGAGACCATCCGCCTCGACCTCTACTTCGTGGAGCTGAACGAGACCTACAGCCACAACATCGGCGTCGGCTTCCCCGGCACGATCGGCGGGGCGGGCATCGGCAACGCGACCCTCAACTTCGACTTCCTCGGCACGCCCGCGGACCGCACGCCCGGGTTCACCACCGCGAGCCTCGCGCTGGTCAACCAGGTGCTCCCCCGCATCGATCTGGCGCAGTCGCAGGGCTGGGCGCGGCTGCGGCGGCAGGCGATGCTCGTGACCGCGAACGGCACCCCCGCGTCGTTCAGCGGCGGCGGCGAGGTGAACATCATCGTGTCGGGCGCCCTCGCGGCGCGGCTCGAGAAGATCGAGTACGGCTCGGTGCTGCGCATGACCCCGCGCTTCGACGCCCAGACCGGGCGCATCGAGATCGCGATGGAGGCGGACCTGTCCGAGCTGACGGATCCCGCGTCGGCGGGGGGCCCGCCGGGGCGACGCGTCACCCACCTCGAGACGGTGGTGAACATGGAGCCGGGCCAGGCGATGATGATGAGCGGGCTCGTGAGCCGCTCGGAGCTCGAGTCGCAGGGCGGACTGCCGGGGCTCAGCCAGATCCCGATCCTCGGGGTCTTCTTCGGCAGCAACCAGCGCCGCGGTGAGGCGACCCAGAACGTGCTCTTCGTGGTGCCCACCATCGTGCAGTCGGTGCCGCGGCAGCAGCGCGATTACATCCGCGAGGCGCTCGAGACCTACCAGCGCTTCAGCGGCTTCATCCACGAGTACGAGATGTTCGAGGCGACGCCGCCGGGGTACGGCCAGCCGGGCGGGCAGGGTCAGGTCCGACCGGGTCGGGCGCGGCCCGGGCAGGACACGCCCGCTGGTTCACAGTAG
- the cpaB gene encoding Flp pilus assembly protein CpaB → MAKKAIIAAIACAVAGLVMLFLYMQRFEEEASGGPAIMVVVATRDIPLGTALSQDMLGTRPLPQSYVEDRHIPASEAQRIIGVRVTSGVRGGESLLWTDLATTSEQRRDLSALVRNGMRAITIRADVTASFGGLLRPGDRVDALLTVPREQRQHVTIPLLQNLLVLASGRDTGAPVRPGERRSSSQGSINQVTLSVTLEQAGVLALAQEQGRMTLVLRNPDDIAVVENPPDTTTADIIEPERRRRVQRRQPQVEQPTIPQRVE, encoded by the coding sequence GTGGCCAAGAAAGCCATCATCGCCGCCATCGCCTGCGCCGTCGCCGGGCTCGTCATGCTCTTCCTCTACATGCAGCGCTTCGAGGAAGAAGCATCGGGCGGCCCCGCGATCATGGTCGTGGTCGCCACGCGTGACATCCCGCTCGGAACCGCGCTGAGCCAGGACATGCTCGGCACCCGGCCGCTGCCGCAGAGCTACGTCGAGGACCGGCACATCCCGGCGTCCGAGGCGCAGCGCATCATCGGCGTGCGCGTGACGAGCGGCGTCCGCGGCGGCGAGTCGCTCCTCTGGACCGACCTCGCGACGACCAGCGAGCAGCGGCGTGATCTCAGCGCCCTCGTCCGGAACGGCATGCGGGCCATCACCATCCGGGCCGACGTCACGGCGAGCTTCGGCGGGCTGCTGCGGCCCGGCGACCGGGTGGACGCGCTCCTGACCGTGCCGCGCGAGCAGCGTCAGCACGTGACGATCCCGCTCCTGCAGAACCTGCTCGTCCTCGCGAGCGGCCGCGACACGGGCGCGCCGGTCCGGCCAGGGGAGCGGCGCAGCTCGAGCCAGGGCTCGATCAACCAGGTCACGCTCAGCGTTACGCTCGAGCAGGCCGGCGTGCTCGCGCTCGCGCAGGAGCAGGGCCGGATGACCCTCGTGCTCCGCAACCCGGACGACATCGCGGTGGTCGAGAACCCGCCGGACACGACCACGGCCGACATCATCGAGCCCGAGCGGCGACGACGCGTGCAGCGCCGCCAGCCGCAGGTCGAACAGCCGACCATCCCGCAGCGTGTGGAGTGA
- a CDS encoding alpha/beta hydrolase translates to MTAREDFKVEADDGHPVAARWWAPASPQGLVQIVHGMAEHCARYERVAEKLNEAGWAVIAHDHRGHGATAAADDLGHYGDEGGLRRVVADMRRVRREGRARQPEGPLVLLGHSMGSFLSLFDQCDAPGEVDALVLSGSNELGGAAVKAGRAVAKLERLRLGKRGKSALLAFLSFGSFNKAFQPVRTEFDWLSRDADEVDAYIADPLSGFRCTNQLWIDFLGALDRLGDAGFRRRLPSQLPVYLMAGEKDPVGGASGVAALEAQLRGAGLTDVTRKIYPGGRHEMFNETNRDEVVSDLIAFLAEQRA, encoded by the coding sequence ATGACGGCGCGGGAAGACTTCAAGGTCGAGGCAGACGACGGCCATCCGGTGGCGGCGCGATGGTGGGCGCCGGCCTCGCCACAGGGGCTCGTCCAGATCGTGCACGGGATGGCCGAGCACTGCGCGCGCTACGAGCGGGTCGCCGAGAAGCTGAACGAGGCCGGCTGGGCGGTGATCGCGCACGACCACCGGGGCCACGGCGCCACCGCCGCGGCGGACGATCTGGGCCACTACGGCGACGAAGGTGGGCTGCGGCGGGTCGTGGCCGACATGCGGCGCGTCCGGCGCGAGGGCAGGGCGCGCCAGCCGGAGGGGCCCCTCGTGCTGCTCGGGCACAGCATGGGCTCGTTCCTGTCCCTCTTCGATCAGTGCGACGCGCCCGGCGAGGTCGACGCGCTCGTCCTGAGCGGCTCGAACGAGCTGGGCGGCGCCGCGGTGAAGGCCGGGCGCGCGGTGGCCAAGCTCGAGCGGCTGAGGCTGGGCAAGCGCGGCAAGAGCGCGCTGCTCGCCTTCTTGTCGTTCGGCTCGTTCAACAAGGCCTTCCAGCCGGTGCGCACCGAGTTCGACTGGCTCTCGCGCGACGCCGACGAGGTCGACGCCTACATCGCCGATCCGCTCTCTGGCTTCCGGTGCACCAACCAGCTCTGGATCGACTTCCTCGGCGCGCTCGATCGGCTGGGTGACGCCGGCTTCCGGAGGCGGCTCCCGAGCCAACTCCCGGTCTACCTCATGGCGGGAGAGAAGGACCCGGTGGGCGGCGCGAGCGGCGTGGCCGCGCTCGAGGCCCAGCTCCGCGGGGCCGGGCTCACCGACGTCACCCGGAAGATCTACCCCGGCGGACGCCACGAGATGTTCAACGAGACCAACCGCGACGAGGTGGTCTCGGACCTGATCGCGTTCCTGGCCGAACAGCGCGCCTGA
- a CDS encoding pilus assembly protein TadG-related protein, translating into MRLKTDDQLPERPPSERPGAKRLLVDRGGATMVMGVFIAVLLVGMIYYVWGIGDAVLHRERMQDASDTAAFSAAVIHARGMNMIALLNIVMGALAFVAATMATITAMIQAAFAAASFVCAFCGPWCGPCCSACPYAVRHGMEYRRADRISDRVDRFVEGAMRGLRGYAIGIRNGVPIAAQAKVVGYGREVYSPVTNLGVMAPPLRLQLPVQDDETNWPCREKVLPKVRIAAPIGVWLFGSPSPYMLGGIAVGELRAPSITDEWCEDGYFQRITDDAQEMGNDEYQVQAYMIGDHDFEWSQDAVAVATWGEGDDAGAMYSRLTAAGQIGFAQGEFFYDYPEEDWREWLWHQKWRARLRRWRLSATGVGSLSAACGGGAACGALGELGSAVDAVVIH; encoded by the coding sequence ATGCGTCTGAAGACCGACGACCAACTACCCGAGCGGCCGCCATCCGAGCGGCCGGGAGCGAAGCGGCTCCTGGTCGATCGCGGCGGCGCCACCATGGTGATGGGCGTCTTCATCGCGGTGCTCCTCGTCGGCATGATCTACTACGTGTGGGGCATCGGCGACGCCGTGCTCCACCGCGAGCGCATGCAGGACGCGTCCGACACCGCCGCGTTCAGCGCCGCCGTCATCCACGCGCGCGGCATGAACATGATCGCGCTCCTCAACATCGTGATGGGCGCGCTCGCGTTCGTGGCCGCGACGATGGCCACCATCACCGCGATGATCCAGGCCGCGTTCGCGGCCGCGAGCTTCGTCTGCGCCTTCTGCGGCCCGTGGTGCGGACCCTGCTGCAGCGCGTGCCCCTACGCGGTGCGCCACGGCATGGAGTACCGCCGAGCCGATCGCATCTCCGACCGCGTGGACCGCTTCGTCGAGGGAGCGATGCGGGGCCTGCGCGGATACGCGATAGGCATCCGCAACGGCGTGCCCATCGCGGCGCAGGCCAAGGTGGTGGGGTACGGCCGGGAGGTCTACTCGCCCGTGACCAACCTCGGCGTGATGGCGCCCCCCCTGCGCCTGCAGCTGCCCGTCCAGGACGACGAGACGAACTGGCCCTGCCGCGAGAAGGTGCTGCCCAAGGTGCGGATCGCGGCGCCGATCGGCGTGTGGCTCTTCGGCAGCCCCTCTCCCTACATGCTCGGCGGCATCGCGGTCGGTGAGCTGCGCGCGCCGAGCATCACCGACGAGTGGTGCGAGGACGGCTACTTCCAGCGCATCACCGACGACGCCCAGGAGATGGGCAACGACGAGTACCAGGTCCAGGCCTACATGATCGGTGACCACGACTTCGAGTGGTCGCAGGACGCGGTGGCCGTGGCGACCTGGGGCGAGGGTGACGACGCGGGCGCGATGTACTCGCGGCTCACCGCGGCGGGTCAGATCGGCTTCGCGCAGGGCGAGTTCTTCTACGACTACCCGGAGGAGGACTGGCGCGAGTGGCTCTGGCACCAGAAGTGGCGGGCGCGCCTGCGGCGCTGGCGCCTGAGCGCGACCGGCGTGGGCAGCCTCTCGGCGGCCTGCGGCGGCGGCGCGGCGTGCGGCGCGCTGGGTGAGCTGGGCAGCGCGGTCGACGCGGTGGTGATCCACTGA